Part of the Phragmites australis chromosome 23, lpPhrAust1.1, whole genome shotgun sequence genome is shown below.
TCCAGTTGTTAGGTTCGGTGATGTGGTTTTAGTCATATATGTAGAATACTGCATAGTTGTTTGCAAACTGAGATGTAAGCTCTACTTTGGATTAACTCCATCTCTGTTCAGAGTTGTTTCTTGCTTCTTTCGGTAAGTTTTAATTATAGTACTACTGCACAGGCAGGTAGCAGCCAGGAATCCATCAATTGTATGCCCTGCTCTAGGAGGTACATCGGCAATGCATATCTTGATACCTTGACAGGCCAGCTTGCTCAGCGTCGTGACTTAACTGAAATGAGTAGTTCTGGTGGCTTGTGCAAAGGACTTGCTGATGATGTCGAAGTGCCTACGCTTTCAGAATTGCGCCGGCAACTAGTTGGTGAAGGTTCTCACCGCCATTTAGTCTATTCTATGAAATTTGATGACGGTCAAGATGCTATGGTTAAtttccttgatggttatgatgcCAATCTGGTGATAATTGAAAAGCTCCCGGATGGGGTCTTTGCTGATCCGTTTGAGCTACAGCATTTTGTTGAGCGGAAAGGTGAAATCTAACTCTGAGATAGACGGTCCAACTATCTTttcccttcttccttttcttttagcATTCAGTTAAGTTTCTTTTTTCCTATGTTGCAGTTTTTCTTGATGTTGCTGTTTTTGGAGACACCAACCTTGAACTACCCTCAGCTCTGTCCAACTTGTCAGCTGCTGAGATTCATGTTGATCTCAGGCCAAGCACATCAACAAACCGTAACCTTGAAATAGACCTGCCTCTTCATGCTAGATACCCGGTAAGGTTCTATAAACTATCCGTGGCAACAAACCTTCTATTTGAATTATTTGGTTCCTGCTGTTTGCAAAAGGACATTACTGGCACTTGACTTGCAATAAACTATATCCTGGGAATTTTTAGCTTCAACTGCATAGTCAACCAAGATACAGGGAAATGAGAAATATAAACCAGAATGTATACAACTAACTATGCGGTGAAAATAACTATTCATTGTACATTTGTGTTTTTTGGGATCTACCTCTCTAAATTGAGTTGAAGTTAATTTTTTTGGCCAGACTGCATATCCTTATCTTGTATAAAAGACAAAAGTTCATATATTTTGGGGAATTTTGGAAACATTTAAAGGTCAGATACACAAGGCATACTCTGCAGTATTCTATCAGGCAACTCAGATCCTGAAAGGAAAGTTCTAGTGgcgcatttgatttttttttttctagggaACAATATGAGTTGGAATACTTGCATTTGAGATGCTCAAAGTGCATAGAAGAGATTGGCGGATGATCCAAATAatgacaaaagaaaaagaaatgtaGAAAGCAACATTTTCTGGCAATGGCCACGCTGCCCACCCTGCCATTTTTGGTCTTGCCTTCTTTACCCATCATTTGTTTCGGAAGGTGGGTGTATGCAATACCTGGACTTGTTTTCAGATTCTGATCTAGTCCTATTTTAGGACTATCATGGTCAACTTCTTATATGCATATTTGGTACAAACAATTATCAATTGTCAAAACAATATGCTTTATGTGGGCTTTTACTTGGTTGCTACTTTATGTCAGAATATTTCTGAAGAAACTCTTAGCTGACTGCTGACTGTGATGTTTGATTGTAGCCTCTTGATGCCAGTGGCTATGCAATGGTTGAGTTTGGTAGCCCAGATCTGTTCCTACGCTACAGAAGAAAGAAAACCCACTCCGATTCCTGTTTGTGGGTGCTTAAGAATCTCGACGCCGCTCCCTTGGAGAAAGCTGCGTGGCGCATACCCTGTGGAGATGAATCACACATAGGATTTGTATCCAGTATCACGTTTCTTTCAGCTCTTGTTTGTTCCATGTCCATTGTCTTAGCTGCTCTTATCTTTTGATGCAAATAGTGAAATG
Proteins encoded:
- the LOC133906757 gene encoding uncharacterized protein LOC133906757 isoform X1, which translates into the protein MAVGSWSFLLAAACISSAAVAAAAAVSSSAEQAGSSQESINCMPCSRRYIGNAYLDTLTGQLAQRRDLTEMSSSGGLCKGLADDVEVPTLSELRRQLVGEGSHRHLVYSMKFDDGQDAMVNFLDGYDANLVIIEKLPDGVFADPFELQHFVERKVFLDVAVFGDTNLELPSALSNLSAAEIHVDLRPSTSTNRNLEIDLPLHARYPPLDASGYAMVEFGSPDLFLRYRRKKTHSDSCLWVLKNLDAAPLEKAAWRIPCGDESHIGFVSSITFLSALVCSMSIVLAALIF
- the LOC133906757 gene encoding uncharacterized protein LOC133906757 isoform X2, translated to MPCSRRYIGNAYLDTLTGQLAQRRDLTEMSSSGGLCKGLADDVEVPTLSELRRQLVGEGSHRHLVYSMKFDDGQDAMVNFLDGYDANLVIIEKLPDGVFADPFELQHFVERKVFLDVAVFGDTNLELPSALSNLSAAEIHVDLRPSTSTNRNLEIDLPLHARYPPLDASGYAMVEFGSPDLFLRYRRKKTHSDSCLWVLKNLDAAPLEKAAWRIPCGDESHIGFVSSITFLSALVCSMSIVLAALIF